The [Pantoea] beijingensis genomic sequence GCGCCGGTTTTTTTATGCGTGGTGTTTTATAATCGCTCGCTGTGTCTCTGTCATACGGCGTTAAAAAGCCTCTGCCAAACACGCATTGACTCCAGTAATCCAGTAAGCTCCACTTTTCCCTCATTTTCGCCTTATCGACTTCAGATGAGAGCGGCAAATCAGCATGGGCCAATTTGCCTCCTTGATTTATTTCAGTTTCATCCGCAACAAGCTGTAGCCCACGATAGCGGAAAGTATCGAGCCGGTTAAAATGCCGAGCTTAGCCAACGTCATCAATTCAGCACTCACTTCGCCATAGGCCAGCGACGCAATAAATATCGACATCGTAAAACCAATCCCACACAGTACGCCCACAGCCGAAATGCTCGAGATGCTGGCGCCCTCTGGCAACGAAGCAAACCGCAACTTAACCGCCAACCAGCAGAAGAGTGTGATACCCAATGGCTTACCGAAAAAGAGCCCAGCCATAATTCCCAGTGGCAACAGAGAAAACACGCTATGCCATGAAACACCGCTAAGAGAGACGCCGGCGTTAGCAAAAGCAAACAGCGGCAGAATCAGCCAATTGACCCAAGGATGCAGTCCATGGGCAAGCCGTTCTGCAGGTGAATGCTCATCTTTTTTCGCGAGAGGAATAAAAAAGCCGATAATCACGCCCGCCAGCGTGGCATGGACGCCCGATTTCAGCACAGCCGTCCATAATATAACGCCCACCAGCAAATAGAGCGCAGTGTTGCGCACGTTAAACAGATTAAGCAGTGCCAGCACCACAATCGCACCCAACGCGACAGCAAGGGCAATCATAGAAAGAGAATGGGTATAAAACAGAGCGATAATAATAATGGCACCAAGATCGTCAATGATCGCCAGCGCCATCAGGAATATCTTTAATGCCGCGGGTACCCGACTCCCTAGCAGAGCCAGAATCCCCAACGCAAAAGCGATGTCGGTTGCGGTCGGAATTGCCCAACCACGGCGCAAAACCTCATCTCCACTGTTGAATCCAAGGAAGATGAGAGCGGGCATCAGCATCCCACCCAAGGCAGCAATTAATGGAAACACAGCCTGCTCGCGTGTCGCCAGAGCCCCACAAACCATTTCACGTTTGACTTCAAGCCCGATAAGCAGAAAAAACAGCGCCATTAGCGCATCGTTAATCCATAGCAGTAAATTTTTATTTATCGCCAACGATCCAAAGCGGAACTCCACCGGAGTCGACAGCCATGAAAGGTAAAGCTGTTGCGTTGCGCTGTTATTCGCCAGAAACATCGCCAGCGCCGCCGCCAGAATCAGCACGACACCCGTCGTTGCTTCACTTTTTAAAAGACGGTTAATCTTCAGATTCATGCAGTTATCCTTAATTTAAGCCGCATCCATTGTAATAGATAAACCCGACTCCGTATCGGTACCGCATTCAATATCTGAATCAAAAGCAGTAAGCATGTTGTCGGTCTGAGATAAGGCAATGGTAGGGTAACAGCAATGAGAGGTGGACGGAAAATCAACGTGATGTTTCGTCTTTGGGCAGGGGAAAATAAATAAACCGGCTCCCCACAGGTATGGGAAGCCGGTATGAAAATTAACGCGTCAAATCATCAAAAAACTTTTTCACGCCGTCAAAAAAACGCTTTGAACGTGGGCTGTTTTTCTCGCCAGTGGGACCGCCAAAGCTCTCTTCCAAATCGCGTAGCAAACCTTTTTGCTTTTCATTGAGGCTCACTGGGGTCTCAACCACCACGCGACATAACAGATCGCCCTGGCTTCCTCCTCTAACGGATTTCACCCCTTTGCCACGCATGCGGAACAGCTTGCCCGTCTGTGTTTCAGCCGGGACTTTCAACTTAACGCGACCGTCCAGCGTCGGTACTTCAATCTCACCGCCCAATGCCGCCATCGCAAAGTTGATTGGTACTTCACAGTAGAGATTATTATCTTCTCGTTCAAAAATAGGGTGTTTCTTCACCTGAACCTGAACG encodes the following:
- the nhaA gene encoding Na+/H+ antiporter NhaA yields the protein MNLKINRLLKSEATTGVVLILAAALAMFLANNSATQQLYLSWLSTPVEFRFGSLAINKNLLLWINDALMALFFLLIGLEVKREMVCGALATREQAVFPLIAALGGMLMPALIFLGFNSGDEVLRRGWAIPTATDIAFALGILALLGSRVPAALKIFLMALAIIDDLGAIIIIALFYTHSLSMIALAVALGAIVVLALLNLFNVRNTALYLLVGVILWTAVLKSGVHATLAGVIIGFFIPLAKKDEHSPAERLAHGLHPWVNWLILPLFAFANAGVSLSGVSWHSVFSLLPLGIMAGLFFGKPLGITLFCWLAVKLRFASLPEGASISSISAVGVLCGIGFTMSIFIASLAYGEVSAELMTLAKLGILTGSILSAIVGYSLLRMKLK